A genomic segment from Glycine soja cultivar W05 chromosome 18, ASM419377v2, whole genome shotgun sequence encodes:
- the LOC114395723 gene encoding uncharacterized protein LOC114395723 gives MAQRKTHSPTYWWRMFGSQTPNLQKLAIKILSLTCSASGCERNWSVFEQIHSKKRNRLEHKRLHDLVFVKYNQQLKPRYNARDEIDPISLNDIDVCNEWLVGEMDQDDDNDAGNDLVFEDDDALNWATVYQASGVGECRMYTRRKKQKTSVDVAQTSKK, from the exons ATGgctcaaaggaaaacccattctcCTA CATATTGGTGGCGAATGTTTGGGTCACAAACTCCAAATTTGCAGAAGCTAGCTATTAAGATTTTGAGTTTGACTTGCAGTGCTTCAGGATGTGAAAGAAATTGGAGTGTGTTTGAGCAA attcattccaaaaaaagaaataggctTGAGCACAAGAGGTTGCATGATTTGGTGTTTGTCAAATACAACCAACAATTGAAGCCAAGATATAATGCAagagatgaaattgatccaatttCTCTTAATGATATTGATGTATGCAATGAATGGCTCGTGGGAGAGATGGAtcaagatgatgataatgatgctggaaatgatttggtatttgaagatgatgatgctcTAAATTGGGCAACTGTGTATCAGGCTTCGGGGGTTGGAGAGTGTAGGATGTATACTAGGCggaaaaagcaaaaaacaagTGTTGATGTTGCCCAAACTTCTAAAAAATAA
- the LOC114397505 gene encoding squalene epoxidase 3-like, whose translation MLPVSSLSLSHHKTTTTIAEATCHCAFFKFSFNKPHHHRTPLLFPNHLPNASPPLLRTTTSLRRNAAADPPPGFSGVADVIVVGAGVAGSALAYTLAKDGRCVHVIERDLREPDRIVGELLQPGGYLKLIELGLQDCLEQIDAQRVLGYVLFKDGKKTKLPYPLENFHADVAGRSFHNGRFIQRMREKAATLHHVRMEQGTVTSLLEQDNGTIIGVQYKTKDGQKLKAYAPFTIVCDGCFSNLRRSLCYPKVEVPSCFVGLVLENCQLPLENYGHVILADPSPILFYRISSTEVRCLVDIPGQKVSPVGKGGMANYLRAMVASQIPPELRDAFISAIDRGNIRTMPNSSMAADPYPTPGALLMGDAFNMRHPLTGGGMTVALSDIVVLRNLLKPICDLNDATSLCRHLESFYILRKPMASTINTLAGALYKVFSTSPNEARKELRQACFDYLSLGHFFSSGPIALLSGLNPSPLNLILHFFAVALYGVGRLLLPFPSFERTWIGAKIVLCAFGIIFPIIKGEGVRQMFFPTSIPAFYRAPPDRWCIEE comes from the exons ATGCTTCCAGTTTCTTCACTCTCCCTCAGCCATCACAAAACCACAACAACAATTGCCGAAGCCACGTGCCACTGCGCGTTCTTCAAATTCAGTTTCAACAAACCTCATCATCATCGCACTCCTCTCCTCTTCCCTAACCACCTTCCCAACGCATCGCCGCCACTTCTACGAACGACAACCTCTCTCCGTCGCAATGCCGCGGCAGATCCGCCTCCTGGTTTCTCCGGCGTCGCTGACGTGATCGTCGTTGGCGCCGGCGTCGCCGGTTCCGCTCTCGCCTACACCCTCGCCAAG gaTGGACGATGTGTCCATGTTATTGAGAGAGACTTGAGAGAGCCAGACAGAATCGTTGGTGAACTTCTCCAGCCAGGAGGATATCTAAAGCTAATTGAATTAGGGTTACAAG ACTGTCTGGAGCAAATTGATGCACAAAGGGTGTTAGGATATGTTCTTTTCAAGGACGGGAAAAAAACTAAGCTGCCTTATCCTTTGGAGAACTTTCATGCTGATGTGGCTGGTAGGAGCTTCCATAACGGACGGTTTATACAGAGGATGAGAGAAAAAGCTGCTACTCTGCACCA TGTACGAATGGAGCAGGGCACTGTAACATCTCTTCTTGAACAGGATAATGGAACTATTATAGGGGTTCAGTACAAAACTAAAGATGGCCAAAAACTTAAAGCATATGCTCCCTTCACAATTGTTTGTGATGGCTGTTTCTCAAATCTACGTCGGTCTCTCTGCTACCCCAAG GTAGAAGTACCCTCCTGTTTCGTGGGTTTAGTTCTGGAGAATTGTCAACTCCCACTTGAAAATTACGGGCATGTTATTTTGGCTGATCCTTCCCCTATCTTATTTTATCGCATCAGCAGCACTGAAGTTCGGTGCTTAGTTGATATACCTGGTCAAAAAGTTTCTCCTGTTGGTAAAGGTGGAATGGCCAACTACCTTAGGGCTATGGTGGCTTCCCAG ATTCCACCCGAGCTTCGTGATGCTTTCATATCTGCAATTGATCGAGGAAATATCAGAACCATGCCTAACAGTAGCATGGCAGCAGATCCATATCCTACTCCTGGAGCTCTGTTAATGGGTGATGCTTTCAACATGCGTCATCCTTTGACTGGTGGAGGAATGACAGTGGCACTGTCTGATATTGTTGTGCTGCGGAATCTTCTAAAGCCAATTTGTGACCTGAATGATGCAACCTCATTATGCAGACATCTTGAATCCTTTTACATCTTACGCAAG CCTATGGCATCCACCATAAATACTTTGGCAGGTGCCCTATATAAGGTCTTTTCGACTTCACCCAATGAAGCTAGAAAGGAACTGCGCCAAGCATGTTTTGACTACTTGAGCCTtggacattttttttcaagtggACCCATCGCTCTACTCTCTGGTCTAAACCCTAGCCCGCTGAATTtaattctccatttttttgCTGTTGCATTATATGGGGTTGGCCGTTTGCTCTTACCATTTCCTTCATTTGAACGTACTTGGATTGGAGCTAAAATAGTTTTG tgTGCATTTGGCATAATATTTCCCATCATCAAGGGTGAAGGAGTAAGGCAAATGTTTTTCCCCACATCCATACCGGCATTTTATAGAGCTCCTCCTGATAGGTGGTGCATTGAGGAGTAA